In a single window of the Olivibacter sp. SDN3 genome:
- a CDS encoding DUF1349 domain-containing protein: MKKLVLGLVFALAGQTVKSQTLEKMQWFNEPEKWEIKDGALIMQVTPKTDYWRVSHYGFTVDDAPFYFANYGGEFEAKVKLSGDYKARFDQMGLMIRIDHERYIKTGIEFVDGKYNISTVVTQGKSDWSVTPLEKTPPFIWIKVLRRLDALEVFYSYDDKNYVMTRNAPLPDNMPVMIGLMAASPDGEGFEAKFEHFSVKHLPDQRRIEWLEKNN; the protein is encoded by the coding sequence ATGAAGAAATTAGTTCTTGGGTTAGTGTTTGCGCTTGCGGGTCAAACTGTAAAAAGCCAAACATTGGAAAAAATGCAATGGTTCAATGAACCCGAAAAATGGGAGATTAAAGATGGGGCATTGATTATGCAGGTTACACCGAAAACTGATTATTGGCGGGTTTCCCATTACGGGTTTACTGTAGACGATGCACCATTTTACTTTGCAAACTATGGAGGGGAATTTGAAGCAAAGGTAAAACTGTCCGGTGATTACAAAGCGAGGTTTGATCAAATGGGACTAATGATCAGGATAGATCATGAACGCTATATTAAAACCGGAATTGAGTTTGTCGATGGAAAATACAATATCAGTACGGTAGTGACGCAGGGAAAAAGCGACTGGAGTGTAACTCCTCTGGAAAAGACACCTCCTTTCATATGGATTAAAGTGCTAAGGCGTTTGGATGCATTGGAAGTGTTTTACTCTTATGACGACAAAAACTATGTGATGACCCGTAATGCGCCTTTGCCGGATAATATGCCGGTGATGATCGGGTTGATGGCGGCATCTCCTGATGGCGAAGGTTTCGAGGCGAAGTTTGAGCATTTCTCGGTAAAGCATTTACCTGACCAAAGACGGATAGAATGGTTGGAGAAAAACAACTAA
- a CDS encoding multidrug efflux SMR transporter, translated as MKYIFLLGAILAEVVGAIATRQSSGFTKVLPSIVAVLGVVGAYYLLSLSLKQGMLIGVAYGIWAALGITLLAGIGVFFFKETISPVQIIGIGLIVAGVLALELGKEGGSA; from the coding sequence ATGAAGTATATTTTTCTTTTGGGGGCAATCCTTGCTGAAGTGGTAGGAGCTATTGCTACCCGACAGTCGTCGGGATTTACTAAGGTTTTACCGTCCATCGTTGCCGTATTGGGAGTGGTAGGAGCGTATTATTTATTGTCGTTGTCCCTGAAACAAGGGATGTTAATAGGTGTTGCCTACGGCATTTGGGCTGCGTTGGGCATTACCTTGCTGGCAGGTATAGGGGTATTCTTTTTTAAAGAAACGATAAGTCCTGTCCAAATCATAGGTATAGGACTTATTGTAGCTGGGGTATTGGCGCTCGAATTGGGAAAGGAAGGCGGAAGTGCTTAA
- a CDS encoding helix-turn-helix domain-containing protein, translated as MEPLKMVPPTSVALLVKDILIFEETDSGKETNLPFFADGYPGLLFQQTAHGLFIKPHNKLMPTSFLYGQTIRPIEMQISGAYLLVIFRLYPFVFKSFFGVDPKSINDGCYDLEAFREVDMTSFNRHLFAHGTVEAKVKAIANLLFGLLERKKQNLDFKVKQVIERIIRTNGQESIHSIASAVHVNGRTLERRFLRETGLPPKQFARIIQFNASFEQLAQKDFDKMNEVVYANGFADQSHFIRVFKAFTGKTPRVFSKRMN; from the coding sequence ATGGAGCCTTTAAAAATGGTACCACCAACATCGGTTGCTTTATTGGTAAAGGATATCCTGATATTTGAGGAAACTGATTCTGGGAAGGAAACAAATTTACCTTTTTTTGCAGATGGTTATCCGGGTTTGCTTTTTCAACAAACGGCACATGGCCTGTTTATTAAACCTCATAATAAATTGATGCCGACTTCTTTTTTATACGGGCAAACCATCCGGCCCATCGAAATGCAAATCAGCGGGGCCTATTTGCTGGTTATCTTTCGGTTATACCCCTTTGTCTTTAAAAGTTTCTTCGGTGTAGATCCGAAATCGATCAATGATGGATGTTATGATTTGGAGGCTTTCCGGGAGGTGGATATGACATCTTTTAACCGGCATTTGTTCGCTCACGGAACAGTGGAGGCTAAGGTGAAGGCTATTGCCAATTTATTGTTTGGTTTACTGGAGCGGAAAAAACAAAACTTGGATTTCAAAGTTAAACAGGTGATCGAGCGGATCATCCGCACGAACGGACAGGAAAGTATCCATTCGATTGCTTCGGCCGTGCATGTTAACGGAAGGACGCTCGAGCGTAGATTTTTAAGGGAGACCGGACTGCCGCCCAAGCAGTTTGCGCGGATTATTCAGTTTAATGCTTCTTTTGAACAGCTCGCACAAAAGGATTTTGACAAAATGAATGAAGTGGTGTACGCTAATGGATTTGCTGATCAATCACACTTTATACGGGTGTTCAAAGCTTTTACTGGTAAAACACCACGGGTTTTTTCAAAGAGAATGAATTAA
- a CDS encoding DinB family protein, producing the protein MKPDTDHLEELFKKVTLELVQQLNSLTEEQLNKKFVPDKWTPGQLGVHLYKSYASIDTIKGTTEAANRPVDKKIPSIKDVFLNFEARYDAPEEIIPPDGWVSKDELINGLRERIDQQNSVWQQDDLSRLCIDFAIPGYGTFTRLEWLALNTYHTLRHVKQLKEQIGF; encoded by the coding sequence ATGAAACCTGATACAGACCATCTGGAAGAATTGTTTAAAAAGGTCACGCTTGAGTTGGTGCAGCAGCTTAATTCACTGACCGAGGAACAGCTAAATAAAAAATTTGTACCCGATAAATGGACTCCTGGCCAATTGGGTGTACATCTCTATAAGTCTTATGCATCTATTGATACCATCAAAGGAACAACGGAAGCAGCTAATAGGCCGGTAGATAAAAAAATACCCAGCATAAAAGATGTCTTTCTGAATTTTGAAGCACGCTACGATGCACCGGAAGAAATAATTCCTCCAGACGGCTGGGTGAGTAAGGATGAACTGATAAACGGTTTGCGTGAAAGGATTGATCAACAAAATAGTGTGTGGCAGCAAGATGATCTATCTCGTTTGTGTATCGATTTTGCAATACCCGGCTATGGCACCTTTACACGCTTGGAATGGTTAGCGTTAAATACTTACCATACCTTACGACATGTAAAACAGCTAAAAGAGCAAATAGGCTTTTAA
- a CDS encoding AraC family transcriptional regulator, translating to MTNILQFSEISDYLQRTNLQIESKFSDFVIYDWADVNWATCVEDLPYRSHYFEVVFEMDSDCKYSVDQFDFTSSPNKSNLFFISPYRLQSCQSGTSSVPYKGFTILFKPEFIHLNPSNERFLQDFPFFNSLNTPGIALEPQMVKEIAELFRKIKHEYDHYTIFSREIIKNYLNILLLKGKAYYRNHLPIPNGVGREQEIYNQFMSLVQQHYLDFDSVGSYAEHMHMSSKHLSETIKNISGQSALQVIHNARLHHAKSLLRQTNMTVSQIAYELHFDNPDYFSVFFKRLAGESPLAFRNS from the coding sequence ATGACCAATATCCTCCAATTCAGCGAAATAAGTGACTACCTACAGCGCACTAATCTGCAAATAGAAAGCAAGTTTTCTGATTTTGTGATATATGACTGGGCAGATGTCAATTGGGCTACTTGTGTAGAAGATCTCCCCTATCGCAGTCATTATTTTGAGGTTGTGTTTGAGATGGACTCCGACTGTAAATACAGCGTTGACCAGTTCGATTTTACGTCATCACCTAACAAAAGCAACCTGTTTTTCATCAGTCCATACCGTCTACAATCCTGCCAAAGTGGTACGTCGTCAGTACCCTATAAAGGTTTTACCATCTTATTCAAGCCTGAATTTATCCATCTAAACCCATCAAATGAACGCTTTCTGCAAGATTTTCCTTTCTTTAATTCGCTTAATACACCAGGCATAGCCTTAGAGCCCCAAATGGTGAAAGAGATTGCCGAATTGTTTCGTAAAATAAAACATGAATACGATCATTATACCATCTTTAGTCGGGAGATCATCAAGAACTACCTCAATATTCTGTTGTTGAAAGGCAAAGCTTATTACCGCAATCATCTACCGATACCAAATGGTGTTGGTCGTGAGCAAGAGATTTACAACCAATTCATGTCGTTGGTGCAACAACACTACCTTGACTTCGATTCCGTGGGCAGTTATGCTGAACACATGCACATGAGTTCTAAGCATCTCTCTGAAACCATCAAGAATATCAGCGGTCAGAGCGCCCTTCAGGTTATCCACAATGCGCGACTGCACCACGCCAAATCGCTATTGAGACAAACGAATATGACCGTTTCCCAGATTGCTTATGAGCTTCACTTTGACAATCCCGATTACTTTTCCGTTTTCTTCAAGCGCCTCGCGGGTGAAAGCCCCTTAGCATTCCGTAATTCTTAA
- a CDS encoding NAD(P)-dependent oxidoreductase, with the protein MNIVVFGSTGSVGTHIVKQALEKGFQVRAFTRRPEKLAPQARLEVFKGDLMDRQAVEKAVSNQDAVLCAIGDGGKGGIRALGTRHIIDAMQTVGIRRIICETTLGLGESKGNLNFFWKYIMFGLLLKKAFNDHKLQEEYLFKSNLDYTIVRPAAFSDGAQTANFKVGFDGNAKGLSLKIARADVAGFMLRELETGQYVKKPVSISN; encoded by the coding sequence ATGAATATTGTAGTATTTGGATCCACCGGCAGCGTAGGCACGCACATTGTAAAACAAGCACTTGAAAAAGGCTTTCAGGTGAGGGCTTTTACCCGTAGGCCAGAAAAACTAGCCCCACAAGCTCGCCTAGAGGTTTTTAAAGGAGATCTCATGGATAGACAAGCGGTAGAGAAAGCGGTAAGCAATCAGGATGCAGTATTGTGCGCTATTGGCGACGGTGGTAAAGGAGGTATCAGGGCTTTGGGTACCCGGCATATTATCGATGCTATGCAGACAGTAGGCATCCGGAGGATTATCTGTGAAACAACCTTGGGCCTCGGAGAGAGTAAAGGAAACCTGAATTTTTTCTGGAAGTATATTATGTTTGGGCTTTTGCTGAAAAAAGCTTTCAACGATCATAAGTTACAGGAAGAATATTTGTTTAAAAGCAATTTAGATTATACTATCGTACGCCCAGCCGCATTTAGTGATGGCGCGCAGACAGCCAATTTTAAGGTGGGGTTTGATGGCAATGCAAAGGGGTTGAGCCTTAAAATAGCCAGGGCAGACGTAGCGGGGTTTATGTTGAGAGAACTGGAAACCGGGCAATACGTGAAAAAACCGGTGAGTATCTCTAATTAA
- a CDS encoding helix-turn-helix domain-containing protein, translating to MYSYENKIPQDLTYGVTAAMKVIGGKWKPCIIDCINKGIKRPSQIHKAIGQASLRVIKQQLKELHDYDVVSKTMYQEYPLKVEYELTVFGKTVLPIIEVLQSWGDRHSEKIAELALRRQENIIYDK from the coding sequence ATGTATAGCTACGAAAACAAAATACCACAGGATCTTACATATGGCGTGACGGCAGCCATGAAAGTAATCGGGGGAAAATGGAAGCCATGTATTATTGATTGTATTAATAAAGGGATAAAACGACCTAGCCAAATTCATAAAGCTATTGGTCAGGCCAGCTTGCGTGTAATTAAACAACAATTGAAGGAACTCCACGATTACGACGTAGTATCTAAAACAATGTATCAAGAATACCCGCTTAAAGTAGAGTATGAATTGACGGTATTCGGCAAAACAGTTTTACCCATCATTGAGGTACTGCAAAGCTGGGGCGACCGCCATTCGGAAAAGATTGCCGAGCTAGCCCTGAGAAGACAGGAAAACATCATATATGACAAATAA
- a CDS encoding NAD(P)-dependent oxidoreductase, which yields MAETNKKEAVTVLGLGAMGKALAKAFLHADHKTTVWNRSSGKANELIAAGAKNSGLLPEAIAASSLIIICLLNYDAVYNILENLKDDSLRGRTVVNLTNGTPGQAREMASFIESKGGKAYLDGGIMAVPSLIGRKDIFILYSGSSFSYEKHRNTLQALGEAKFLGTDAGLASLHDLALLSGMYSMFGGFLQAIALLDSEHIPAKEFTASLFIPWLQAMMTTLPEMALQIDKGNYASQEASLAMQVSGGSLIDFSISQGVRPDLLVPIELLMKQRVANGYGEDDFASTIELIKKSAKH from the coding sequence ATGGCAGAAACGAATAAAAAAGAGGCGGTCACTGTACTGGGCTTAGGCGCTATGGGTAAAGCCCTAGCTAAGGCTTTTCTTCATGCTGATCACAAAACTACTGTATGGAATCGATCGTCGGGGAAAGCCAACGAACTCATCGCAGCGGGAGCTAAAAACTCCGGGCTCCTCCCTGAAGCTATCGCTGCTAGCTCTTTGATCATTATTTGTCTCCTCAACTATGACGCAGTATACAACATTCTAGAAAATTTGAAAGACGATTCCCTACGAGGCCGTACCGTGGTTAACCTTACGAATGGCACACCCGGACAGGCTAGAGAGATGGCATCATTTATTGAAAGTAAAGGAGGAAAAGCTTACCTTGATGGCGGAATCATGGCGGTACCATCGCTCATCGGTCGAAAGGATATCTTTATACTCTACAGCGGAAGTTCTTTTAGCTATGAAAAGCACCGAAACACCCTGCAGGCCCTTGGGGAAGCCAAGTTTCTGGGAACCGATGCCGGATTGGCTTCATTACATGACTTGGCGCTACTGAGTGGAATGTATAGCATGTTTGGTGGATTTCTCCAAGCAATCGCCTTATTAGACAGCGAGCATATACCAGCAAAAGAATTCACAGCTTCATTATTCATCCCCTGGTTACAGGCAATGATGACAACCTTGCCCGAGATGGCGTTGCAGATTGATAAGGGGAATTATGCGTCTCAAGAAGCGTCTCTTGCCATGCAAGTTTCGGGTGGAAGTCTCATTGATTTTAGCATTTCACAAGGTGTAAGACCAGATTTGCTCGTTCCGATAGAACTTTTGATGAAGCAGCGCGTTGCAAACGGTTACGGCGAAGATGATTTTGCAAGTACCATTGAACTGATTAAAAAAAGCGCTAAGCATTAA
- a CDS encoding ABC-F family ATP-binding cassette domain-containing protein, with amino-acid sequence MLFLQNITYIHPNKDVLFTNIHLSLKKYDKVALIGDNGTGKSTLLKIIADKVQATDGTVKVEANAYYVPQIFGQCNHLTVAQALQVEDKLRALKEILDGQATEANFMLLNDDWTIEERCREALALWKLEGLDLTQKLESLSGGQKTKVFLAGITIHQPELVLLDEPSNHLDAAGRALLYEFLQSTSCTLMVVSHDRMLLNLLETVYELNKYGISTYGGNYDFYAEQKEVESNALNQNVRSKEKALRKAKEKERETLERQQKLDARGKRKQEKAGVARIMMNTLKNSAEKSTSKIRGIHAEKIDGIAHELRDLRAGLPDLDKMKFGFDYAELHRGKALFTAKDINFTYGNQWMWPEHLHFRMTSGERIVLKGANGSGKTTLIKIILGRLEPQIGEVYRAENRSVYIDQDYSLIDNTLKIYDQAQQFNTSGLQEHELKIRLNRFLFPKEDWDKSCVALSGGEKMRLMLCCLTISDQAPDMIILDEPTNNLDIQNVEILTTAINTYQGTLLVVSHDQTFLDEIRAERAIEL; translated from the coding sequence ATGCTTTTTCTACAGAATATCACATATATACATCCCAACAAGGATGTCTTATTTACAAACATTCATCTTAGCCTTAAGAAATATGATAAAGTAGCCCTGATCGGTGATAACGGAACAGGGAAATCCACTTTGTTAAAAATAATTGCCGATAAAGTCCAAGCGACGGATGGAACAGTTAAGGTGGAAGCAAACGCTTATTACGTGCCGCAGATTTTCGGGCAATGCAATCATTTGACGGTGGCGCAGGCACTACAGGTTGAAGATAAGCTAAGAGCGTTAAAGGAAATCCTCGATGGCCAAGCTACTGAAGCCAATTTTATGCTACTTAACGATGATTGGACCATTGAAGAACGTTGCCGGGAAGCGTTGGCATTATGGAAACTGGAGGGCCTTGACCTGACACAAAAACTGGAAAGCCTGAGTGGTGGACAGAAAACAAAAGTATTTCTTGCGGGTATTACTATTCATCAGCCTGAACTGGTGTTGTTGGACGAGCCAAGCAATCACCTGGATGCAGCGGGAAGAGCTCTTTTATATGAGTTTCTCCAATCTACTTCCTGCACGCTCATGGTGGTGAGTCACGATCGAATGTTGCTGAACTTACTTGAAACCGTCTATGAATTGAATAAATACGGTATAAGTACTTATGGGGGCAATTACGATTTTTATGCTGAACAGAAAGAGGTGGAAAGCAATGCTTTGAACCAAAACGTGAGAAGCAAAGAAAAGGCTTTGCGGAAGGCCAAAGAAAAAGAACGGGAGACGCTGGAACGACAGCAGAAACTAGATGCGCGAGGAAAGAGAAAACAGGAAAAGGCGGGTGTCGCACGGATCATGATGAATACCCTAAAAAATAGTGCAGAGAAGAGCACCTCGAAAATCAGAGGCATACATGCTGAAAAAATTGATGGGATTGCACATGAATTACGGGATTTGCGTGCCGGGCTACCCGATCTGGATAAAATGAAATTCGGTTTTGACTATGCTGAGCTGCACAGGGGCAAAGCATTATTTACGGCTAAGGATATCAACTTTACCTATGGAAATCAATGGATGTGGCCGGAGCACCTGCACTTTCGGATGACGAGCGGTGAACGTATCGTGCTGAAAGGAGCAAATGGATCTGGTAAAACCACGCTCATTAAGATCATCCTGGGAAGATTGGAACCGCAGATTGGGGAGGTGTATAGAGCGGAAAATAGATCGGTATATATTGATCAGGATTATTCCCTGATTGATAATACGCTCAAGATTTATGATCAGGCGCAGCAGTTTAATACTTCCGGACTACAGGAACATGAGCTGAAAATCAGGCTTAACCGTTTTCTTTTTCCGAAGGAAGATTGGGATAAATCGTGTGTGGCTTTAAGTGGTGGTGAAAAAATGCGTCTAATGCTATGCTGCCTTACAATAAGTGATCAAGCTCCAGACATGATCATACTGGATGAGCCTACCAATAACCTGGATATTCAGAACGTTGAGATTTTAACCACGGCAATTAATACCTACCAAGGGACACTGTTGGTGGTGTCGCACGACCAGACTTTCTTGGATGAAATTAGGGCTGAACGCGCGATTGAACTATAA
- a CDS encoding NAD(P)-dependent oxidoreductase — protein sequence MNHSINGKNKVTLIGLGPMGQAIANVYLENGYRVTVWNRTASRAEKLVANGAILAPTVTDALQASDLVLLSLTDYAAMYDILDATDVLLADKVIVNLSSDTPQKTRAASVWLAERGASLIVGGIMVPADLVGKAGAYVFYSGLKSVFELHEGSLQLIGKPDYVGEDPGLAQLFYQAQLDIFLTSLSAYLHATALVGSAGISAKAFLPYAIEMFENLPAIGGLTEAADHIDMGVYPGDMANIIMMGATADHIVGASRSAGLNAGLPGAVKALYDRTIATGHGRDGWPSLIEAIKNPS from the coding sequence ATGAATCATTCAATAAACGGTAAAAACAAGGTAACCCTGATTGGCCTAGGACCAATGGGGCAAGCCATAGCGAATGTGTATTTAGAAAACGGTTATCGTGTGACAGTGTGGAATCGAACGGCAAGCAGAGCAGAGAAATTAGTGGCAAACGGCGCTATTCTGGCACCTACTGTTACCGATGCTTTGCAAGCTTCAGACCTTGTATTACTCAGCCTTACAGATTACGCAGCAATGTACGATATTTTGGACGCAACCGATGTGTTATTAGCAGACAAGGTGATTGTCAATCTCAGTTCAGACACGCCACAGAAAACTAGAGCGGCGTCTGTATGGCTAGCGGAAAGGGGCGCTTCGCTTATCGTTGGAGGCATCATGGTTCCTGCAGATCTTGTAGGCAAAGCGGGAGCATACGTGTTTTATAGCGGGCTAAAATCTGTTTTCGAACTTCACGAGGGTTCACTGCAATTGATTGGTAAGCCCGACTACGTTGGCGAAGATCCTGGGCTCGCTCAACTTTTCTACCAAGCACAATTGGACATTTTCCTTACATCCCTATCGGCTTATCTGCATGCTACCGCCCTAGTTGGGTCAGCAGGAATATCTGCGAAAGCATTTCTTCCCTATGCCATCGAGATGTTCGAGAACCTACCAGCGATTGGCGGCTTGACTGAGGCTGCGGATCACATCGACATGGGGGTATACCCAGGCGATATGGCCAACATCATCATGATGGGAGCAACGGCAGACCACATTGTAGGCGCTAGCCGATCTGCAGGATTAAATGCTGGATTGCCGGGCGCTGTAAAAGCACTCTACGATCGCACGATTGCCACTGGACACGGTAGAGATGGTTGGCCAAGCCTTATTGAAGCAATAAAAAACCCCTCTTGA
- a CDS encoding glycosyltransferase family 39 protein — protein MTKESTILIGFIVLKFLLQYHLISPEYELQRDEYLHLDQANHLAWGYLSVPPVTSWISYIIKLLGNSVFWVKFFPALFGALTILTVWKAIEVLKGNLFALILGATCVLFSSLLRLNTLYQPNSLDVLCWTALYFFVLTYLSTEKPKWLFLGATVFALGFLNKYNIVFLMMGLLPAILISQQRKLFLQKHFYLAILLALLIILPNLLWQYFNNFPVIHHLQELAETHLVNVDRWSFLRSQLLFFIGSLVVIFSGLYALLFYKPFKKYQLFFWAMVFTLVIFLYLRSKSYYAIGIYPIYIAFGAVFLANLLRVGWKRYLRPVTLLIPLLFFIPMYEVAFPNKTPAYIIENQQQYKALGMLRWEDGKDHSLPQDYADMLGWKELAYKVDKAYSILVERNKTLVLCDNYGQAGAINYYTKQGIKAVSFNADYLNWFNLELPYTNLIRVKNAGSTVRELEETSPYFHDAQIADSITNSYAREYGTNIFVFTGAKININERIKTEIAAAKRRR, from the coding sequence ATGACAAAAGAATCAACCATATTAATCGGCTTCATCGTGCTAAAGTTTCTATTACAGTACCATCTAATAAGTCCTGAATACGAATTACAGCGAGATGAATACCTACATCTCGACCAGGCTAACCATTTAGCTTGGGGCTACCTGTCTGTTCCTCCGGTTACTTCCTGGATTTCTTACATCATTAAACTCCTAGGCAATTCGGTGTTTTGGGTTAAATTTTTCCCAGCGCTTTTTGGTGCGTTAACTATTTTAACCGTTTGGAAAGCTATTGAGGTATTAAAAGGGAATCTATTTGCATTGATTTTAGGGGCCACCTGTGTTTTATTTTCGTCGCTATTAAGATTAAACACGCTTTACCAGCCCAATTCCTTGGATGTGTTATGTTGGACAGCATTGTATTTCTTTGTGTTAACATACCTGTCTACAGAAAAACCTAAATGGCTTTTCCTCGGAGCGACCGTATTTGCTCTGGGATTTCTAAATAAATACAATATTGTGTTTCTAATGATGGGGCTTCTTCCTGCTATTCTGATCAGCCAACAACGTAAGCTTTTTCTTCAAAAACATTTCTATTTAGCCATTTTATTGGCTTTGCTAATTATTCTACCCAATCTTCTATGGCAATACTTTAATAATTTTCCTGTAATCCACCATCTACAAGAGCTGGCAGAAACACACCTGGTAAATGTAGATAGATGGAGCTTTCTTCGTTCGCAGTTACTTTTTTTTATCGGGTCTCTAGTTGTTATTTTCTCAGGTCTATATGCTTTATTATTTTACAAACCTTTTAAAAAATATCAGCTCTTCTTTTGGGCGATGGTTTTCACGCTGGTCATTTTTCTCTATCTACGGTCGAAAAGTTACTATGCTATCGGCATATACCCTATCTATATAGCTTTTGGGGCAGTCTTCCTCGCAAATCTGCTGCGTGTAGGATGGAAAAGATATTTACGGCCAGTTACGTTATTAATCCCCTTACTTTTTTTTATTCCCATGTACGAAGTAGCCTTCCCGAATAAAACACCAGCCTATATTATAGAGAACCAACAGCAATATAAAGCGTTGGGAATGCTGCGCTGGGAAGATGGCAAAGATCATAGTTTACCGCAAGATTATGCCGATATGCTCGGCTGGAAAGAGTTAGCTTATAAGGTTGACAAGGCATACTCCATTCTTGTCGAGCGAAACAAAACACTTGTTCTCTGCGATAATTACGGGCAAGCAGGAGCTATCAACTATTACACCAAGCAAGGTATCAAGGCCGTATCCTTTAATGCCGATTACCTCAACTGGTTTAACCTTGAACTACCGTATACCAACCTTATACGGGTAAAAAACGCTGGTAGTACCGTCCGTGAGTTAGAAGAAACCAGTCCTTATTTTCACGATGCACAAATTGCAGACTCCATTACTAACAGCTATGCCAGAGAGTACGGAACAAATATTTTTGTATTCACTGGAGCGAAGATTAATATTAACGAAAGAATAAAAACCGAAATAGCGGCAGCTAAGCGGCGCCGCTAG
- a CDS encoding GNAT family N-acetyltransferase: protein MNISIRVLSTTDVQELTDLITLFKQVFDMQPFVTPNHEHLEQLLQKNNFIAVIAEIDNHIIGGLTVYLLDQYYSTKPLAYLYDLAVLPSYQRQGIGKKLINFINLYCAQQGIEEVFVQADKVDDYAIDFYRSTKPTNEEEVVHFSYRLPPDIAP, encoded by the coding sequence ATGAACATCAGTATTCGTGTTTTATCCACAACAGACGTGCAAGAACTGACCGACTTGATAACCCTTTTTAAACAGGTTTTTGACATGCAGCCCTTTGTAACACCAAACCATGAACACTTGGAACAGTTACTGCAAAAAAATAATTTCATAGCTGTAATAGCCGAAATAGATAATCACATCATTGGCGGTTTAACGGTATATTTACTCGATCAGTATTACTCGACAAAACCACTGGCTTATCTTTATGACCTAGCAGTGCTGCCAAGCTATCAACGGCAAGGAATAGGCAAAAAGCTTATAAACTTTATTAACTTATACTGTGCGCAGCAAGGTATTGAAGAAGTGTTTGTTCAGGCTGACAAAGTAGACGACTATGCGATTGATTTCTATCGCTCCACCAAACCAACAAACGAAGAAGAAGTCGTACATTTTTCTTATCGGCTTCCGCCTGATATCGCCCCATAA